The proteins below come from a single Polymorphobacter fuscus genomic window:
- a CDS encoding DUF5597 domain-containing protein, with amino-acid sequence MIRALLLAAALSAPALADVPALRKQGTATQLIVGGKPLLILGGELGNSSASSAAYMAPHWPRLKAMHLNTVLAPVAWELIEPREGQYDWSSVDQMVKAARANDLKLVILWFGAWKNSMSTYVPAWVKRDQARFPRAQQPNGQGVDILSAMAPETLAADSRAYAALMAHLKATDGTDNTVVMVQVENEIGMLPVARDHGPLAEAAFRQPVPKQLIDYLVAHRATLVPEMQRMWADRGAPVEGSWEAVFGPGDAAAEVFTAWHYARFADALTAAGKAAYPLPMYVNVALNRPGREPGVGYPSGGPLPQLIDVWKAGAPSLDLIAPDIYFPNFVDIVGRYKRSDNPLFIPEANNADRADGPANAIYAIGKHDAIGFSPFSIESIDGGPNRLADTYAGLEQLAPAILAAQGLGRMSAFKPRALYDETVVAEPASETIGDYRFTVSFADIQKPVITPETGGYGGMIIQTGPEDYLIAGQGITVTFAPVGDGPPLAGIDSAYEGKFVDGRWVAGRLLNGDQTHQGRHIRLAPGPFQIQKIRLYRYR; translated from the coding sequence GTGATCCGTGCCCTGCTCCTCGCTGCGGCCCTGTCGGCGCCGGCGCTCGCCGATGTGCCGGCGTTGCGCAAACAGGGTACCGCGACGCAGCTGATCGTGGGGGGAAAGCCGCTGCTGATCCTCGGTGGCGAACTCGGCAATTCGAGTGCGTCGAGCGCCGCCTATATGGCGCCGCACTGGCCCCGGTTGAAGGCGATGCACCTCAACACCGTTCTGGCGCCGGTGGCCTGGGAACTGATCGAGCCGCGCGAAGGGCAGTATGACTGGTCGTCGGTCGACCAGATGGTCAAGGCGGCGCGGGCCAACGACCTGAAGCTGGTGATCCTGTGGTTCGGGGCGTGGAAGAATTCGATGTCGACCTATGTCCCGGCATGGGTGAAGCGCGACCAGGCGCGGTTTCCGCGCGCGCAGCAGCCCAACGGCCAGGGTGTCGACATCCTGTCGGCGATGGCACCGGAGACGCTGGCGGCCGATTCGCGTGCCTATGCGGCGCTGATGGCGCATCTGAAGGCGACCGACGGCACGGACAACACCGTCGTCATGGTCCAGGTCGAAAACGAGATCGGCATGTTGCCGGTGGCGCGCGACCATGGCCCGCTCGCCGAAGCCGCGTTCCGCCAGCCGGTTCCCAAGCAACTGATCGACTATCTGGTGGCGCATCGTGCCACGCTGGTTCCCGAAATGCAGCGGATGTGGGCCGATCGCGGTGCGCCTGTCGAAGGGTCGTGGGAAGCGGTGTTCGGACCGGGCGACGCGGCGGCGGAAGTGTTCACTGCCTGGCATTATGCGCGCTTTGCCGATGCGCTGACGGCGGCCGGCAAGGCGGCCTATCCGCTGCCGATGTATGTCAATGTCGCGCTCAACCGCCCCGGGCGCGAACCCGGCGTCGGTTATCCCAGCGGCGGGCCGCTGCCCCAGCTGATCGATGTCTGGAAGGCCGGGGCGCCGAGCCTCGACCTGATCGCACCCGACATCTACTTTCCGAACTTCGTCGACATCGTCGGTCGCTACAAGCGCAGCGACAATCCGCTCTTCATCCCGGAAGCCAACAATGCCGACCGTGCCGATGGCCCGGCCAACGCCATCTATGCGATCGGCAAGCATGACGCGATCGGCTTTTCGCCCTTCTCGATCGAATCGATCGACGGCGGTCCGAACCGCCTGGCGGACACCTATGCCGGGCTGGAACAGCTGGCACCGGCGATCCTGGCGGCCCAGGGGCTCGGCCGGATGTCGGCGTTCAAGCCGCGGGCGCTGTACGACGAGACCGTGGTGGCCGAGCCGGCCAGCGAGACGATCGGCGACTATCGCTTCACCGTGTCGTTCGCCGATATCCAGAAGCCGGTGATCACGCCCGAAACCGGCGGCTATGGCGGCATGATCATCCAGACCGGGCCGGAGGATTATCTCATCGCCGGGCAGGGGATAACGGTCACCTTTGCGCCTGTCGGCGACGGGCCGCCGCTCGCCGGAATCGATTCGGCTTACGAAGGCAAGTTCGTCGATGGGCGCTGGGTGGCAGGGCGGCTGCTCAACGGCGACCAGACCCACCAGGGACGGCATATCCGGCTGGCGCCGGGGCCCTTCCAGATCCAGAAAATTCGTCTTTACCGCTATCGTTGA
- a CDS encoding mannitol dehydrogenase family protein, producing MRLSRETAATLPDTVARPPYDRSAARRGVVHFGIGAFHRAHQAVVFDDALAAGDLRWGITGVSLRSAGVRDQLAPQDGLYTVLVRDGAATAMRLVGSVHEVLVAPENPAAVIAALAAPDTHIVTLTITEKGYKLDRATGSLVTGDADVARDVASLAAPVTAPGFIVAGLAARRAAGLPPFTVISCDNLPDNGLLLRGAVLAMARAHDAGLADWIADHGAFPATMVDRIVPATTADDVAALATQLGVEDAAMVKTEPFTQWVIEDHFAGPRPDFATLGVQLTADVAPWEAAKLRLLNGAHSGIAYLGGLAGLDFVHQVVALPAGRGFVEALWDEAAPTLSPPPGLDVPAYRDALMARFANPALQHRTRQIAMDGSQKLPQRLLAPIADRRAAGLPVDALALAVAAWMRWQRGVADDGGRFTVDDPLAAATAAALRDDAAATVAALMAIAAIFPPALAVDAGLRDLLTRQLAMLEQDGAAAALATFQRN from the coding sequence GTGAGGCTTTCGCGCGAGACCGCTGCCACGCTGCCGGACACCGTCGCCCGTCCGCCCTATGACCGGTCGGCGGCGCGCCGCGGCGTCGTCCATTTCGGCATCGGCGCCTTCCATCGCGCCCATCAGGCGGTGGTCTTCGACGATGCGCTGGCCGCGGGCGATCTGCGCTGGGGCATCACCGGCGTGTCGCTGCGATCGGCCGGCGTGCGGGACCAGCTGGCGCCGCAGGACGGGCTGTACACGGTGCTGGTGCGCGACGGCGCGGCGACGGCGATGCGGCTGGTCGGGTCGGTGCACGAGGTGCTGGTCGCACCCGAAAATCCGGCGGCGGTAATTGCGGCGCTGGCTGCGCCTGACACCCATATCGTCACGCTGACGATTACCGAGAAAGGCTACAAGCTCGACCGGGCGACGGGGTCGCTGGTGACCGGCGACGCCGATGTCGCGCGCGACGTGGCATCGCTGGCGGCGCCGGTGACCGCGCCGGGGTTCATCGTCGCCGGGCTGGCGGCGCGGCGCGCTGCCGGGCTGCCGCCGTTCACCGTCATTTCGTGCGACAACCTGCCCGACAATGGCCTGCTGCTGCGCGGCGCGGTGCTGGCGATGGCACGCGCGCATGATGCCGGCCTCGCCGACTGGATCGCGGACCACGGCGCCTTTCCGGCGACGATGGTCGATCGCATCGTTCCGGCAACGACGGCGGACGACGTCGCTGCGCTGGCGACGCAGCTGGGCGTCGAGGACGCAGCGATGGTCAAGACCGAGCCGTTCACGCAATGGGTGATCGAGGATCATTTCGCCGGACCGCGACCCGATTTCGCAACGCTGGGCGTGCAGCTGACCGCCGATGTGGCGCCTTGGGAGGCGGCCAAGCTGCGCCTGCTCAATGGGGCCCATTCGGGAATCGCCTATCTCGGCGGGCTCGCCGGGCTGGATTTCGTCCATCAGGTCGTGGCGCTGCCGGCCGGCCGAGGGTTTGTCGAGGCACTGTGGGACGAGGCGGCGCCGACGCTGTCCCCGCCGCCCGGCCTCGATGTGCCGGCCTATCGCGACGCGCTGATGGCGCGGTTTGCCAACCCGGCGCTGCAGCACCGGACGCGGCAGATCGCCATGGACGGGTCGCAGAAACTGCCGCAGCGGTTGCTCGCGCCGATCGCCGACCGCCGGGCCGCCGGACTGCCTGTCGACGCCCTGGCGCTGGCGGTCGCGGCGTGGATGCGCTGGCAGCGCGGCGTTGCCGATGATGGCGGCAGGTTCACCGTCGACGATCCGCTGGCCGCGGCCACGGCGGCGGCGTTGCGCGACGATGCCGCTGCCACCGTGGCGGCGCTGATGGCGATCGCCGCGATCTTTCCGCCGGCGCTCGCCGTCGATGCCGGGCTTCGCGACCTGCTCACCCGCCAGCTGGCTATGCTCGAACAGGATGGCGCGGCGGCAGCACTGGCGACCTTTCAAAGGAACTGA
- the uxaC gene encoding glucuronate isomerase: MTRPLRLDPDRLFPADPGTRAIARTLYEKIAGLPIISPHGHTDPSWFASDAPFTDAANLLIVPDHYVLRMLMSQGIGLDALGVPTVDGSPTETDPRAIWSLFAANYHLFRGTPSRMWLDWVFAEVFGLDVRLDAATADHYFDVIGAALQTDAFRPRALFERFNIEAIATTESPLDPLAHHAAIRNSGWSGRVITAYRPDPVVDPEAANFAANVARFGQTAGTDTATFSGYLAAHRFHRARFREAGATSTDHGHPSAATADLSFDDAAALYDRVLAGSTPADAELFRAQMLTEMARMAIDDGMVMQLHPGVLRNHNPEVLARFGRDKGADIPLAGEFVRSLKPLLDRFGNDPRLTLILFTLDEDVYSRELAPLAGHYPALRLGPPWWFHDSPEGMRRFRERATETGGFYNTVGFNDDTRAFLSIPARHDVARRMDCTWLAQLVAEGRLEIDEAHEVARALAYDLAKAAYKL, encoded by the coding sequence ATGACCCGACCGCTCCGCCTCGACCCCGACCGGTTGTTCCCCGCCGATCCCGGCACCCGCGCTATCGCCCGGACGCTGTATGAAAAAATCGCGGGGTTGCCGATCATCAGCCCGCACGGCCACACCGACCCGTCGTGGTTTGCCAGCGATGCGCCGTTCACCGATGCCGCCAATCTGCTGATCGTTCCCGACCATTATGTGCTGCGCATGTTGATGAGCCAGGGCATCGGGCTCGACGCGCTCGGGGTGCCGACGGTCGATGGCAGCCCGACCGAAACCGACCCCCGCGCCATCTGGTCGCTTTTCGCCGCCAACTACCATTTGTTCCGCGGTACGCCGTCACGGATGTGGCTCGACTGGGTGTTCGCCGAAGTCTTCGGGCTTGACGTCCGGCTCGACGCCGCCACGGCCGACCATTATTTCGATGTCATCGGTGCGGCGCTGCAGACCGATGCCTTCCGCCCGCGCGCGTTGTTCGAACGCTTCAACATCGAAGCGATCGCGACCACCGAAAGCCCGCTCGATCCGCTCGCCCATCACGCCGCGATCCGCAACAGCGGCTGGTCCGGCCGTGTCATCACCGCCTATCGCCCCGATCCCGTGGTCGACCCCGAAGCCGCCAATTTTGCCGCCAATGTCGCGCGGTTCGGGCAGACCGCCGGGACCGACACGGCGACCTTTTCCGGTTACCTTGCGGCGCATCGCTTCCACCGCGCGCGCTTTCGCGAGGCCGGCGCCACCTCGACCGACCATGGCCACCCTTCGGCCGCCACCGCCGACCTGTCGTTCGACGACGCAGCGGCGCTGTATGACCGGGTGCTGGCCGGCAGCACGCCTGCGGATGCCGAGCTGTTCCGTGCCCAGATGCTGACCGAAATGGCGCGCATGGCGATCGACGACGGCATGGTGATGCAGCTGCATCCCGGCGTGCTGCGCAATCACAATCCCGAGGTGCTGGCGCGCTTCGGCCGCGACAAGGGTGCCGATATCCCCCTGGCCGGCGAATTCGTACGGTCGCTGAAGCCGCTGCTCGACCGCTTCGGCAATGATCCGCGGCTGACGCTGATACTCTTCACGCTCGATGAAGACGTCTACAGCCGCGAACTTGCGCCGCTGGCCGGCCATTATCCGGCGCTCCGGCTGGGGCCGCCGTGGTGGTTTCACGACAGCCCCGAAGGCATGCGGCGCTTCCGCGAGCGGGCCACGGAGACCGGCGGCTTCTACAACACCGTCGGCTTCAATGACGATACTCGCGCGTTCCTGTCGATTCCGGCGCGGCACGACGTGGCGCGGCGCATGGACTGCACCTGGCTGGCGCAGCTCGTCGCCGAAGGGCGGCTGGAGATCGACGAGGCGCATGAGGTGGCACGGGCGCTGGCCTATGACCTCGCCAAGGCGGCGTACAAGCTGTGA
- a CDS encoding MFS transporter produces the protein MSDTGATAVTTKPRGRVRWVICALLFSAVTLSYIDRLVLGVLKPQLTDLYGWTNAGYGDITGYFQVFYGFGFLAFGWLVDRIGPRLGYLIAVGTWTLGHFAQVLVTSTTGFALARIPLALGEAGTFPSALAAISQWFPRAERALAIGIVNAGANVGAIVTPLLIAFLIAGMQFDWRWAFVITGLFNLVWLAAWWKFYRKPADHPTVTRAERAWIEAEPQIDAGRATFRQVLGHRQTWAYMAGRFLIDPVWWTFLFWLPDFFNKQYGYDLKNFGPPLVAIYILADLGAVAGGWYSSHLIGRGGATGPARKRAMFICALFALPVMFAIRADDIWIAVGCIGLACAAHQGFSTNLFAMPGDLFPRYAQGTLIGLGGFAGAAGGFIASKSLGALLDRVGSYEPFFIACGLAYLLALLVTHVINPRYAPVNMSAPA, from the coding sequence GTGAGCGACACCGGCGCCACCGCGGTGACGACCAAGCCGCGCGGGCGCGTGCGCTGGGTGATCTGCGCGCTGCTGTTTTCGGCGGTGACCTTGTCCTACATCGACCGGCTGGTGCTCGGCGTGCTGAAGCCGCAGCTGACCGACCTCTATGGCTGGACCAACGCCGGCTATGGCGACATCACCGGCTATTTCCAGGTCTTCTACGGTTTCGGCTTCCTGGCATTCGGCTGGCTGGTCGATCGCATCGGGCCGCGGCTGGGCTATCTGATCGCGGTCGGCACCTGGACGCTGGGGCATTTCGCGCAGGTGCTGGTCACCTCCACGACCGGCTTCGCGCTCGCCCGCATCCCGCTGGCACTGGGCGAGGCGGGGACCTTCCCATCGGCGCTGGCGGCGATCTCGCAATGGTTTCCCCGCGCCGAACGCGCGCTGGCCATCGGCATCGTCAACGCCGGTGCCAATGTCGGCGCCATCGTCACGCCGTTGCTCATCGCCTTTCTGATCGCCGGGATGCAGTTCGACTGGCGCTGGGCGTTCGTCATCACCGGGTTGTTCAATCTGGTCTGGCTGGCAGCGTGGTGGAAATTCTATCGCAAGCCCGCCGACCACCCGACCGTCACGCGCGCGGAACGCGCCTGGATCGAGGCGGAGCCGCAGATCGACGCCGGCCGTGCCACCTTCCGGCAGGTGCTCGGCCATCGCCAGACCTGGGCCTATATGGCCGGTCGCTTCCTGATCGATCCGGTGTGGTGGACCTTCCTGTTCTGGCTCCCGGATTTCTTCAACAAGCAATATGGCTATGATCTGAAGAACTTCGGGCCGCCGCTGGTGGCGATCTATATTCTTGCCGATCTGGGGGCGGTCGCCGGCGGCTGGTATTCCTCGCATCTGATCGGGCGCGGCGGTGCCACCGGGCCGGCGCGCAAGCGGGCGATGTTCATCTGCGCACTGTTCGCGCTGCCGGTGATGTTCGCCATCCGCGCCGACGACATCTGGATCGCGGTCGGCTGCATCGGCCTCGCCTGCGCCGCGCACCAGGGGTTTTCGACCAATTTGTTCGCGATGCCGGGGGATTTGTTCCCGCGCTATGCGCAAGGGACGCTGATCGGCCTTGGCGGCTTTGCCGGGGCGGCAGGGGGCTTCATCGCATCGAAGTCGCTGGGGGCGCTGCTCGACCGGGTCGGCAGCTACGAACCGTTTTTCATCGCGTGCGGGCTGGCGTATCTGCTCGCCCTGCTCGTTACCCATGTGATCAACCCGCGCTATGCGCCCGTCAATATGAGTGCTCCTGCATGA
- the manD gene encoding D-mannonate dehydratase ManD, translating into MPRIVSARVIITSPGRNFVTLKIECDDGTTGVGDATLNGRELAVAAYLTEHVIPCLIGRDAHRIEDIWQYLYKGAYWRRGPVTMSAIAAVDTALWDIKGKLAGLPVYQLLGGAAREGVMVYGHANGVSIEDTVAVARDYQQQGYKAIRIQCGVPGMASTYGVSKDRYFYEPADADLPTENVWSTSKYLRVVPELFAAAREALGWDVHLLHDVHHRLTPIEAGRLGKDLEPYRPFWLEDATPAENQDGFRLIRQHTTTPLAVGEIFNSIWDAKHLIENQLIDYIRATVVHAGGITHLRRIAALADLYQVRTGCHGATDLSPVCMAAALHFDLSVPNFGVQEYMRHTPETDAVFPHAYSFADGMMHPGDAPGLGVDIDEELAAGYEYSRAFLPVNRLEDGTLWSW; encoded by the coding sequence ATGCCCAGGATCGTTTCCGCCCGTGTCATCATCACCAGCCCGGGGCGCAACTTCGTCACGCTCAAGATCGAATGCGACGACGGCACCACCGGGGTCGGCGATGCGACGCTCAACGGCCGCGAGCTGGCGGTTGCCGCCTATCTGACGGAGCATGTCATCCCCTGCCTGATCGGCCGCGACGCGCACCGCATCGAGGATATCTGGCAGTATCTGTACAAGGGCGCCTATTGGCGTCGCGGCCCGGTGACGATGAGCGCGATTGCTGCGGTCGATACGGCGCTGTGGGACATCAAGGGCAAGCTGGCGGGGCTGCCGGTGTATCAGCTGCTGGGCGGTGCGGCGCGCGAAGGCGTGATGGTCTATGGCCATGCCAATGGCGTGTCGATCGAGGACACGGTGGCGGTGGCGCGCGATTACCAGCAGCAGGGCTACAAGGCGATCCGCATCCAGTGCGGCGTGCCGGGCATGGCCTCCACCTATGGCGTGTCGAAGGACCGTTATTTCTATGAGCCCGCCGATGCCGACCTGCCGACCGAAAATGTCTGGTCGACGAGCAAATATCTGCGCGTCGTGCCCGAACTGTTTGCGGCGGCACGCGAAGCGCTCGGCTGGGATGTCCACCTGCTCCACGACGTGCACCACCGGCTGACGCCGATCGAGGCAGGGCGGCTGGGCAAGGACCTGGAGCCCTATCGGCCATTCTGGCTGGAAGATGCGACGCCGGCCGAAAACCAGGATGGCTTCCGCCTGATCCGCCAGCACACGACGACGCCGCTGGCGGTGGGGGAGATCTTCAATTCGATCTGGGACGCCAAGCATCTGATCGAAAACCAGCTGATCGACTATATCCGCGCGACCGTGGTCCACGCCGGCGGCATCACGCATCTGCGGCGGATCGCGGCGCTGGCCGATCTCTACCAAGTCCGCACCGGCTGCCATGGCGCCACCGACCTGTCGCCGGTGTGCATGGCGGCGGCGCTGCATTTCGACCTGTCGGTGCCCAACTTCGGCGTGCAGGAATATATGCGGCACACGCCGGAAACCGATGCCGTGTTCCCGCATGCCTATAGCTTCGCCGATGGCATGATGCACCCGGGCGACGCGCCGGGGCTGGGCGTCGATATCGATGAGGAACTGGCGGCGGGGTACGAATACAGCCGCGCCTTCCTGCCGGTGAACCGGCTCGAGGACGGGACGCTGTGGAGCTGGTGA
- a CDS encoding glycoside hydrolase family 3 N-terminal domain-containing protein, which produces MIDRRALLRLSGTVSAMAMLPGAALSATGMVYRDAKAPVAVRVKDLLGRMTLDEKVAQLITLSTTKRDIMDDRLAFDPRRADAAYPHGIGQIARPSDRGGAATANDTTADVTGRWRPPADTIAFVNAGQQWARRTRLGIPILFHEEALHGLMAPEATSFPQAIALASAFDRDLVQRVNAVIARETRAHGTVLALSPVVDIARDPRWGRIEETFGEDPYLCGELGVAAVLGLQGTGKTLAPGKVFATLKHMTGHGQPMAGNNVAPASMGERELRSAFFPPFRDVVRRTGIAAVMPSYNEIDGVPSHANRWLLGDVLRGEWGFDGAIVSDYAAIGELDYFHHVAADIDDAAHLALAAGVDSDLPDGKAYRGLAAAVRAGKVPVALVDAACARMLTLKFRAGLFEAGDSDPAAAAALTANAEARALALEAARRSIVLLKNDGLLPLAPGAHRRVAVIGPNAAVARLGGYSSIPRQTVSLLDGVKARLAGKAEVVHAQGVFITRSEDRSANEILLADPATNRRLIAEAVAVAKTADVILLAIGDTEQTSREGYARTHLGDRTDLDLLGEQNALFEAMQATGKPVVVVAINGRPPSWPQVSAQARALLECWYVGQEGGTAIAEVLFGDVNPGGKLPVTVVRDVGQVPFYYNHKPSARRGYLFADNAPLFPFGHGLSYTRFTISPPRLSRPRIGVADSVTVDVDVTNSGDRAGDEVVQLYIRDQVSSVTRPVLELKGFERVTLRPGERRTLRFTLGPDTFALWNLAMKEVVEPGLFDIKVGASSARLQTAILEIV; this is translated from the coding sequence ATGATCGACCGGCGCGCGCTGCTGCGGCTGAGCGGCACGGTGTCGGCGATGGCGATGTTGCCGGGTGCCGCCCTTTCGGCGACGGGCATGGTCTACCGAGACGCCAAGGCGCCGGTGGCGGTGCGCGTCAAGGACCTGCTCGGGCGGATGACGCTCGATGAAAAGGTCGCGCAGCTCATCACTTTGTCGACGACCAAGCGCGACATCATGGACGATCGGCTGGCATTCGACCCGCGGCGCGCCGACGCCGCCTATCCGCACGGCATCGGCCAGATCGCGCGGCCGTCCGATCGCGGCGGTGCCGCCACCGCCAATGACACCACTGCCGATGTCACCGGGCGCTGGCGGCCGCCGGCCGACACCATCGCCTTTGTCAACGCCGGCCAGCAATGGGCGCGCCGGACCCGGCTGGGCATTCCGATCCTGTTTCATGAAGAGGCGCTGCACGGGCTGATGGCGCCCGAGGCAACCAGCTTTCCGCAGGCGATCGCGCTGGCCAGCGCCTTCGACCGCGATCTGGTGCAGCGGGTCAACGCCGTCATCGCGCGCGAAACCCGCGCCCATGGCACGGTGCTGGCGCTGTCGCCGGTGGTCGATATTGCGCGCGACCCGCGCTGGGGGCGGATCGAGGAAACCTTCGGCGAGGATCCGTATTTGTGCGGCGAACTCGGCGTTGCCGCGGTGCTGGGGTTGCAGGGCACGGGCAAAACGCTGGCGCCGGGCAAGGTGTTCGCAACGCTGAAGCACATGACCGGCCATGGCCAGCCGATGGCGGGCAACAATGTCGCGCCGGCGTCGATGGGCGAGCGCGAACTGCGATCGGCGTTCTTTCCGCCGTTCCGCGATGTCGTCCGCCGCACGGGGATTGCTGCGGTGATGCCATCGTACAACGAGATCGACGGCGTCCCCAGCCACGCCAACCGCTGGCTGCTGGGCGATGTGCTGCGCGGCGAATGGGGCTTTGATGGCGCCATCGTCAGCGACTATGCCGCGATCGGCGAGCTCGACTATTTCCACCATGTCGCGGCCGATATCGATGATGCCGCGCATCTGGCGCTGGCGGCCGGCGTCGACAGCGACCTGCCCGACGGCAAGGCCTATCGCGGGCTGGCGGCGGCCGTGCGCGCCGGCAAGGTGCCGGTGGCGCTGGTCGATGCCGCCTGCGCGCGGATGCTGACGCTGAAGTTCCGCGCCGGGCTGTTCGAAGCCGGCGACAGCGACCCGGCAGCCGCGGCGGCGCTGACCGCCAATGCCGAGGCGCGGGCGCTGGCACTGGAGGCCGCACGGCGGTCGATCGTGTTGTTGAAGAACGACGGCCTGCTGCCGCTGGCGCCGGGGGCGCATCGCCGGGTCGCGGTCATCGGCCCCAATGCCGCGGTGGCGCGGCTGGGCGGTTATTCGTCCATCCCGCGCCAGACCGTTTCGCTGCTCGATGGCGTCAAGGCGCGGCTCGCCGGCAAGGCGGAGGTCGTCCATGCGCAGGGCGTGTTCATCACCCGGAGCGAGGATCGCTCGGCGAACGAGATCCTGCTCGCCGACCCGGCCACCAACCGCCGGCTGATCGCCGAGGCAGTGGCCGTGGCGAAGACCGCCGATGTCATTTTGCTGGCGATCGGCGATACCGAACAGACCAGTCGCGAAGGCTATGCCCGCACCCATCTCGGCGATCGCACCGATCTCGACCTGCTCGGCGAACAGAATGCGCTGTTCGAAGCGATGCAGGCGACCGGCAAGCCGGTGGTGGTCGTCGCCATCAACGGCCGGCCGCCGTCGTGGCCGCAGGTGTCGGCACAGGCGCGGGCGCTGCTCGAATGCTGGTATGTCGGGCAGGAAGGCGGCACCGCGATCGCTGAAGTGCTGTTCGGCGATGTCAATCCGGGCGGCAAGCTGCCGGTGACAGTGGTGCGCGACGTCGGCCAGGTGCCGTTTTACTACAACCACAAGCCGTCGGCGCGGCGCGGCTATCTGTTTGCCGACAATGCGCCGCTGTTCCCGTTCGGCCATGGCCTCAGCTACACGCGCTTCACGATTTCGCCGCCGCGGCTGTCCAGGCCGCGCATCGGGGTGGCGGACAGCGTCACGGTCGATGTCGATGTCACCAACAGCGGCGACCGCGCCGGCGACGAGGTGGTGCAGCTCTATATTCGCGACCAGGTGTCGTCGGTGACGCGGCCGGTGCTCGAATTGAAGGGCTTCGAGCGGGTGACGCTGCGACCCGGCGAGCGCCGCACCCTGCGCTTCACGCTGGGGCCGGACACCTTTGCGCTGTGGAACCTCGCCATGAAGGAAGTCGTCGAGCCGGGCCTGTTCGATATAAAGGTCGGCGCCAGTTCGGCGCGCCTGCAAACCGCCATTCTCGAAATCGTCTGA